A single window of Pyxidicoccus xibeiensis DNA harbors:
- a CDS encoding acyl-CoA dehydrogenase family protein, translating to MDFSYTEEQQALQDSLRRFLTKEYDFEKRKHISRSAVGHSADHWKQLAEMGVLGLGIPEAYGGMNGSPVDTMLIMESFGRALVLEPYLPTVVLGAGLVRDVGSEAQKQALLTPIAMGELLMAFAHYEQGSRYALEHVATTAKRDGDGYVLSGAKSLVLSGAQAGKLIVSARTSGGARDRTGVSLFLVDRGAPGVSHHGYVTQDGGRAAEVKLSNVRVGADALLGQEGAALPVIERAVDLAIAALCAEAVGAMDALLETTREYLKTRKQFGVPIGKFQVLQHRMADMLIATEQARSMAMVAAVKVQSEDAAERRRMVSSAKALVGQSARYVGQQAVQLHGGMGVTDELSAAHLFKRLTVINTLFGDADHHLALVSDGLLVA from the coding sequence ATGGACTTCAGCTACACCGAGGAACAGCAGGCCCTCCAGGACTCGCTCCGCCGCTTCCTCACGAAGGAGTACGACTTCGAGAAGCGCAAGCACATCTCCCGCTCCGCCGTGGGCCACAGCGCCGACCACTGGAAGCAGCTCGCGGAGATGGGCGTGCTCGGGCTCGGCATCCCCGAGGCCTACGGCGGGATGAACGGCAGCCCCGTGGACACGATGCTCATCATGGAGAGCTTCGGTCGCGCCCTGGTGCTGGAGCCGTACCTGCCCACCGTGGTGCTGGGTGCGGGGCTGGTGCGCGACGTGGGCTCGGAGGCGCAGAAGCAGGCCCTGCTGACGCCCATCGCCATGGGCGAGCTGCTCATGGCCTTTGCCCACTACGAGCAGGGCAGCCGGTATGCCCTGGAGCACGTCGCCACCACGGCGAAGCGGGACGGGGACGGCTACGTGCTGAGCGGGGCCAAGTCCCTGGTCCTGTCCGGGGCGCAGGCCGGCAAGCTCATCGTCTCCGCCCGGACGTCCGGAGGAGCGCGCGACAGGACGGGTGTGTCGCTCTTCCTCGTGGACCGCGGGGCCCCGGGTGTGAGCCACCACGGCTACGTGACGCAGGACGGAGGGCGCGCCGCGGAGGTGAAGCTGTCCAACGTGCGCGTGGGCGCGGACGCCCTGCTCGGGCAGGAAGGCGCCGCGCTGCCGGTCATCGAGCGCGCGGTGGACCTGGCCATCGCGGCGCTCTGCGCCGAGGCCGTGGGCGCCATGGACGCGCTGCTCGAGACGACGCGTGAGTACCTGAAGACGCGCAAGCAGTTCGGCGTGCCCATCGGCAAGTTCCAGGTGCTCCAGCACCGGATGGCGGACATGCTGATTGCCACCGAGCAGGCCCGGTCCATGGCCATGGTCGCCGCGGTGAAGGTGCAGTCCGAGGACGCCGCCGAGCGCAGGCGCATGGTGTCCTCGGCCAAGGCGCTCGTGGGGCAGTCCGCGCGCTACGTGGGACAGCAGGCCGTGCAGCTCCACGGCGGCATGGGCGTCACGGACGAGCTGAGCGCCGCCCACCTGTTCAAGCGGCTGACGGTCATCAACACCCTGTTCGGTGACGCGGACCACCACCTCGCGCTGGTGAGCGACGGGCTGCTGGTGGCGTGA
- a CDS encoding long-chain fatty acid--CoA ligase, which translates to MMIPSSESKAMNTAHYAHWPVGLPYSISIPDTSLYVNLQVSALRYPKRPAVVFYDTVLSYAQVHEEVLALAGYLQKECGVQRGDRVLLDMQNSPQFLIAFYAILRADAMAVPVNPMLLTEELRHYVTDSGAKVALVSQEIFSRVAPLIGSSALSKVVVAAYSDSLLAPTELNVPDFVRAPYAVPALPGVVPWKEALAAKHAPREHLAGPDDLACMPYTSGTTGKPKGCVHTHRSVMFNAVATPTWSGPVAPDHVALAVLPAFHVTGMQSVMNATLYIGGAVVMLPRWDRDVAGQLITRYKVTTWTLIPTMLIDFLSNPRLGEYDISGIKLVSGGGAAMPAAVAQKLLELTGQQYMEGYGLSETMAASHINPRQRMKQQCLGVPYLNVDSRIVDPITFKELPRGEVGEIWIHGPQVFKGYWNDPRKTEEAFAELDGKRFFRSGDLGYMDPEGFFFFTDRLKRMINASGFKVWPAEVESMMYQHPAVQECCIIAAKDGYRGETVKAVVVKRAGATAAAEDIIHWAQEKMAAYKVPRVVEFVETLPKTATGKVMWKVLQDQELARP; encoded by the coding sequence ATGATGATTCCAAGCTCGGAGTCGAAGGCGATGAACACCGCCCACTACGCTCACTGGCCGGTGGGCCTGCCGTATTCCATCTCCATTCCAGACACCAGTCTCTATGTGAATCTTCAGGTGTCCGCGCTGCGCTACCCGAAGAGGCCCGCGGTCGTCTTCTACGACACGGTGCTGAGCTACGCGCAGGTCCACGAGGAGGTGCTCGCGCTCGCCGGCTATCTCCAGAAGGAATGTGGCGTGCAGCGTGGAGACCGGGTGCTGCTGGACATGCAGAACAGCCCGCAGTTCCTCATCGCGTTCTACGCCATCCTCCGGGCCGACGCGATGGCCGTCCCGGTCAACCCGATGCTGCTGACCGAGGAGCTGCGACACTACGTCACGGACAGCGGCGCGAAGGTGGCCCTCGTCTCGCAGGAGATCTTCTCCCGCGTCGCCCCGCTGATTGGCAGCAGTGCTCTCTCGAAGGTAGTGGTCGCGGCCTACTCCGACTCTCTGCTCGCGCCCACCGAGCTGAACGTGCCTGACTTCGTGCGCGCGCCATATGCCGTGCCTGCCCTGCCGGGCGTGGTGCCCTGGAAGGAGGCGCTGGCGGCGAAGCATGCACCGCGCGAGCACCTGGCCGGCCCGGATGACCTCGCCTGCATGCCCTATACGTCCGGCACCACGGGGAAACCCAAGGGCTGTGTGCACACGCACCGCTCGGTGATGTTCAACGCGGTGGCGACGCCGACCTGGTCCGGCCCGGTGGCGCCCGACCATGTCGCGCTGGCGGTGCTGCCGGCCTTCCACGTGACGGGCATGCAGTCGGTGATGAACGCCACCCTCTACATCGGCGGCGCGGTCGTCATGCTGCCGCGCTGGGACCGCGATGTGGCCGGTCAGCTCATCACCCGCTACAAGGTGACGACCTGGACGCTGATTCCCACCATGCTGATCGACTTCCTCTCGAATCCGCGCCTGGGGGAATACGACATCTCCGGCATCAAGCTCGTCTCGGGGGGCGGCGCGGCCATGCCGGCGGCCGTCGCGCAGAAGCTGCTGGAGCTCACTGGCCAGCAGTACATGGAAGGCTATGGCCTGTCCGAGACGATGGCCGCCTCACACATCAACCCGCGCCAGCGCATGAAGCAGCAATGCCTGGGTGTGCCCTACCTGAACGTCGACTCGCGCATCGTGGACCCCATCACCTTCAAGGAGCTGCCGCGAGGCGAGGTGGGGGAGATCTGGATTCACGGGCCCCAGGTGTTCAAGGGCTACTGGAATGACCCGCGGAAGACGGAGGAGGCCTTCGCCGAGCTCGACGGCAAGCGGTTCTTCCGCTCGGGTGACCTGGGCTACATGGACCCGGAGGGGTTCTTCTTCTTCACCGACCGCCTGAAGCGGATGATCAACGCCAGCGGCTTCAAGGTCTGGCCCGCCGAGGTGGAGTCCATGATGTACCAGCACCCGGCGGTGCAGGAGTGCTGCATCATCGCGGCGAAGGACGGCTACCGCGGCGAGACGGTGAAGGCCGTCGTCGTGAAGCGGGCCGGTGCGACGGCGGCGGCCGAGGACATCATCCACTGGGCCCAGGAGAAGATGGCCGCCTACAAGGTCCCCAGGGTGGTGGAGTTCGTGGAGACGCTGCCGAAGACGGCGACCGGCAAGGTGATGTGGAAGGTCCTGCAGGACCAGGAGCTGGCGAGGCCGTAG
- a CDS encoding DUF4082 domain-containing protein: protein MRLRQPLASILAVLLLTILPVCAPPDTASEGQPLAPTEAVQALTPGGGLRFMTYNIKHGEVSSLESIASVINGQAPDVVALQEVDVLTHRSGKVDQAARLGQLTGLHHAFIPALLSYDGGQYGLAVLSRYPIRSVQRFALRSAAEQRALGVVEVELDAAHVIPVAVTHFGTTGAAERLNQAEDVKAALAGRPWALLGGDLNATPTESSITSLKAMLSDAWTRGGSGNGYTQSASFPTRRIDYLMLGSAWTSPVTAAVVGASSQSDHRPVVATLILPWSQSLFGDRVPANTVEEADTRAVEVGVRFRSNVPGTITALRFYRGTGNAAGYVARLWSGTGTLLAQVPVSDGRIPGWQEVLLPSPVSISANTLYVASYHTSNGRFARDPSGLASAVTSGNLTAPASASVGGNGVYAYGAGGFPAGSYKDTNYWVDVRFVPAP, encoded by the coding sequence ATGCGCCTCCGCCAACCCCTTGCATCCATCCTGGCTGTCCTGCTCCTCACCATCCTGCCCGTGTGCGCGCCGCCAGACACGGCCAGCGAGGGACAGCCCCTCGCGCCGACCGAGGCCGTCCAGGCGCTCACGCCCGGCGGCGGGCTGCGGTTCATGACGTACAACATCAAGCACGGGGAGGTAAGCAGCCTGGAGAGCATCGCCAGCGTCATCAACGGCCAGGCGCCGGATGTCGTCGCGCTCCAGGAGGTGGATGTCCTCACCCACCGCTCCGGCAAGGTGGACCAGGCCGCGCGGCTGGGGCAGCTCACGGGCCTGCACCATGCCTTCATTCCCGCGCTGCTCAGCTACGACGGCGGGCAGTACGGCCTCGCGGTGCTGTCGCGCTACCCCATCCGCTCCGTGCAGCGCTTCGCCCTGCGCTCCGCCGCGGAGCAGCGGGCGCTCGGCGTGGTGGAGGTGGAGCTGGACGCGGCGCATGTGATTCCCGTGGCCGTCACCCACTTCGGCACCACCGGCGCCGCGGAGCGCCTCAACCAGGCCGAGGACGTGAAGGCAGCCCTCGCGGGCAGGCCGTGGGCGCTGCTCGGCGGCGACCTCAATGCCACCCCCACGGAGTCCAGCATCACCAGCCTGAAGGCGATGCTGTCCGACGCGTGGACGCGCGGCGGCTCGGGCAATGGCTACACCCAGAGCGCGAGCTTCCCCACGCGCCGCATCGACTACCTGATGCTCGGCTCGGCCTGGACGTCGCCCGTGACGGCGGCCGTCGTCGGCGCGTCGTCCCAGTCGGACCACCGGCCGGTGGTGGCCACGCTCATCCTCCCCTGGAGCCAGTCGCTCTTCGGTGACCGCGTGCCCGCCAACACGGTGGAGGAGGCGGACACCCGCGCCGTGGAGGTGGGCGTGCGCTTCCGCAGCAACGTCCCCGGCACCATCACCGCGCTGCGCTTCTACCGGGGCACCGGCAACGCCGCAGGCTATGTCGCCCGCCTCTGGAGCGGCACCGGCACCCTGCTGGCCCAGGTGCCCGTCAGCGACGGCCGCATCCCGGGCTGGCAGGAGGTCCTCCTCCCCTCGCCCGTCTCCATCAGCGCCAACACGCTCTACGTGGCCTCGTACCACACGTCCAACGGCCGCTTCGCGCGAGACCCCTCCGGGCTCGCCAGCGCCGTCACCAGCGGCAACCTCACCGCACCCGCCAGCGCGAGCGTGGGCGGCAACGGCGTGTACGCCTATGGCGCGGGCGGCTTCCCGGCAGGCAGCTACAAGGACACGAACTACTGGGTGGACGTGCGCTTCGTCCCCGCCCCCTGA